TATATATCCCAAAGCATTGAGGTCGGAAACCTCAGGGAGATTAATGTGGTTTTAGAAGAAGACCTCCAGACGCTGGACGAGGTCGTGGTTGTGGGGTATGGGGTTATGAAACGCCGCGACTTGACAGGAGCCGTATCTTCAGTGAAAGCCGCCGACATTGAAAAAGTTGCGTCAAGCAATGCGATGCAGGCGCTACAAGCACAAGTGCCCGGGCTAGACATTACCCAAAACGACGGGCAGGCGGGTTCAGCACTTTCAATGACGGTACGAGGAACCCGCTCCATTTCGGCAAGTAACAGTCCTTTGGTTTTAGTTGACGGCGTTGAATACGGTTCCACCATCGATATCAACGCCTCGGACATTGTATCCATTGATGTACTCAAAGATGCCGCTTCAACAGCAATTTATGGGACAAAAGGGGCCAACGGGGTTATCATCATTACGACCAAGCGGGGAGAAAAAGGTAAAACGCGTGTTAATTTCAATTCTTACCTTTCTTCAAATATCGCCACGAGTTACGCAAAACCCTTGTTTGGCGTAAAAGAGGTACAAGCATGGGTAGATAAGGAAAACTACGCAAAAGACCTGGCATCGGGAAATTGGGGCACGTCGAATCTACAGCCGACCGATCTCGACGCCATGAACCAGATTCCGGATAATTTGCCAGATGGCCAGCAATTCACTACCGGCGACATTTATGCATCGGGGAACTATGTAGACTGGCTCGACCACATCCTTCAAGGTGGACTGACACAAAATTACGATATCTCCGTTTCGGGGGGATCAGAAAAAACCAATTTCAGCCTTTCGTTGGGCATGATGAACGAGCAAGGATTACTGAAAGGAGATGAGATGACCCGTTACAACGGTAAAATCACCCTTGACCATGCCATCAACAAATATGTGAAGGTAGGAGCCAATATCATGTATGCCCTGCGCAGTCAGGATTCACGCAATTCAAGCGTATTCGGACAGGCATTGAAGATGACCTCGGTTTCACGCGCTTACAATGAAGACGGGTCACTGGTCTATACACCCAACGCACTCTATAAAGCGCACGTTTCGCCGTTAGCAGATGATGTAGAGGGTGTTTGGAGTAAGAACAACCAAAGTACAAGGTTCTTCGGCAACGTTTATGGTGAAGTCAGTCCAGTCAAAGGATTACTGTTCAGAACCATGATCAATCTCAGCAGACGCAACGGCCGTGTAGGCAATTACAACGACTACATGAGTGTGGCAAACTACCAGTCACCCAAAACAACCATGTCTTTGGAATACAGCATGAATACCAGCTATGTATGGGATAACACGTTGACATATAACACAAAAATCGACATGCACGAGATTACGGCCATGGTTGGCACAAGTGCGCAACAAAGCATAAGCGAAGGCATGAGCGCGTCGGGACAGGCAGGGATTGAACACTACTACGCCAGTTCCTTCTACGACATTTCGAAAGTCGGGATGGTAACACCCTCCAGTAGCTATACCAAAACGTCACAGTTATCGTTCTTCGGGCGTGCCGTTTATACTTACGCGGACAAATACACCTTGATGGCGACCATGCGCCGCGACGGTAATTCAACACTCTCTGCGGGTAACAACAAATGGGGAAATTTCCCCTCCGTCGGGGCAAACTGGCGCATCAATGAGGAACATTTTATGGAAGGGACAAAGGATTGGATGTCAAACCTGAAAATACGGGCAACATGGGGTATCAGTGGTAACCCGGCAGTGGATGCTTACGGAACCTTGCCAAATCTGAGCAGTCAAGCCCTCTATTATTATTACGGCGGCTCCGACAGCAAAGCAGGCTATCTGCCTTCTAAAATGGGAAACCCGAATTTGAAATGGGAAACGACCAAAGCTTCCAACTTCGGTCTCGATTTCGGATTCCTGAAAAACCGCATTTCGGGAAGCGTAGACTACTATATTACGCATACCGACGATTTGATTTATCTGAAGACCGCACCGGCATCTTCCGTATTCCCATCGGTAATGTCAAACGTGGGATCCACCAAGGGTAGCGGGCTGGAGATCGCCATAAATACCACCCCTGTGCTGACAAAAAATTTTACATGGAACGCTAATTTCTCTTATTCAACCAGTACCGACGAAGTAGTTTACCTGACTGATGGACTTAACCGCAATATTGTGGGCACAGGCGGGCAAATTGTAGGAGAACCTGTCAATATTTTTTATAATTACAAAGCCGAGGGTACATGGAACGTAGGCGAATGGGAAGAATACCAAACCGCTTGGGAAGCACGCCATCCGGGCGAATCAATGGAATACATGAATGGTTACGGCACGCCCGGGACTATCAAAGTGGCCGATCTCGACGACAACGGTAAAATTGACGACAATGACAAGATCGTGTACAACCGTTCTCCTAAACATATCTTTGGCATGAACAATACAGTTACCTATAAGAATCTCTCGCTTTCGGTGCAACTGTATGCACGCCTCGGCGGATATATGAGTTACGGACTGAACGGACAGATGTACTTCGAACCGCAATGGCAAAACTGGGGCGATTTGGATTACTGGATTCCTGATGGCAAAAGCCACCGCTTTCCGAATCCTGGCGCAACCACAGACCCTTACAAGAGTGTCAATACAACTTATGCCTCCGCGCTGCTCTACGAAAAGGCTGATTTCTTCAAGATAAAAGATATCACACTGACATACAACTTGCCCAAAACATGGATCAGCAATCTGCATATCGACAATGTGCGGATCTATGGGCAATTGAAGAACTATCTGACGTGGAGCAAAGTGGGTGACGGTTACGATTCCGAACGTGGAGGATCCACCTCTTTCCCGTTGGCCAAACAGGCTGTTATCGGATTAAATATCCAATTCTGATCATCTAATAAAATGAAAATAATTATGAAAAATAAATTTGCTATCTTTATGATAATCGTTGCACTTACCAGTGCGCTCACGATGCTTTCCTGTTCCGATTTTCTGGAAGAGGATAATAAGACCGGGCAGACAGCGGACCTGACCTATTCCACCAAATCAGGGATCGAGGGTTTGTTGAACTCATGTTACACTTTCGCTCGCGGATTTTACGGTAAAGAAGCAGGTGTGGGATTTACGGAGGGAGGTACCGACCTCTTTTATCCCGGTCAGGACAACAAACAAACCTCATTGGTAAACTACCTGCTTACCCCTGAAACCTTTGAACCGTCGCTGGCTTCGTCAAAAGCAAACAATCCTTGCCTCGACCAGTATTGGGAACTGTTTTACACCGGCGTGGACGCCTGCAACAACGCACTGAAGTATATCCCCTTATGTCCGGCGATCGACGACAGATACAAGCAACAGTTGATGGGAGAAGCGTATTTCCTCAAAGCGTTTTATAATTTCCACATCGTGAATATATGGGGAGACGCGCCTTACAATGACGCAGCCATCGAAGAAACAACCACTGCCCCCACGCGAGAAGACGAAACCGTAATTTACGACAAGATACTGGCGGATTTGGGACTCTCCATTGCGGCATTTGAAACGGCTGATTACAAGAAAAAAGAAGGAAAGGCCGATTATTGGGCAGCCAAAGCATTCCGCGCGCGCGTATTGCTTTACAAGGCATCATGGCTGAAAGACAATGCCTCTTACGCATTGGCCAAACAAGATGCGGAAGATGTCATCAATAGTGGCAACTTCTCTTTTTACGATGACTACGCAGAAACATGGTATATGGAAAACGAAGACGTGTCCTTGAACAAGGAAGCCATCTTCGGCATTACCTACTCCTCGGACCTTAAAACCTCTGTGAACTGCATTCCCAAACGTTACCGCACCGATTCCGACGGCAACGCGATGGATTATGCCGAACAACTTACCCGCACAGGTTATTCACGTGGCGGTAGTGCCATGTTGCTGATGTTCGTCTCTCTCTGGAATAATGGATGTCCCGATATCTCCAGCGATATCTTCAAACGTGTGACGAAACAGGATGGAAGTAATAATGTAATAAGCGGGGTGGATATCTCCTGGTATTCACGCTATGGCCGTGGTTTCACACGCTACCTTCCTTCGCTCTACCTGTGGCAGACCCTCGAAAAATACCGTGCTACCGACCAACGTACCGACGCCACCCTGCTCTCAGCTTATACCATCGTTCCCGGTCTTGAAGGTAAGTCCAAGTATTACAAGCAAATGACCGATACGGCTATTTACTACAGCCCTTTGAATGGAGATTCGCCTGAAGGGCGGGCATTACAGGAATGGGCAAAGAACAGGTACCGCCTGCAGTTCGCATACGGCGGGGAAATCCCGGTCTATTCGTCGGGAGACCCCGCATCGGCAATTCCTACATCCGCGGCAGTCCCTACCTCAAGTGTCTATAACGATGACCGTTATAACAATACAAAAATCGGGGGAAAAACATCATATCCGGGCATTAAAAAATTTCTGGATTGGTTTGATACAAAAGACGCTGACGTGGATTACCTCACACATGATATTTCCTATCGCGATGCCGTGGTCATCCGTTTGGCGGAAATGTATCTCATCAAAGCCGAGTGCGAACTGGCTACAGGAGGAAACGCCCTGAGTACAATTAATCAGCTTCGTGCCGTTCGAGCCATTGAAGGCAAGGACAACAGCCGTAAAGGCACTTTGACCATTGACGATATCCTGGAGGAACGCGCCATCGAACTCTGCGGTGAACAACAACGATGGTTCGACCTGAAACGCACCGGCAAACTAGTCGAATACGTAAAAGCACGCAACAAACTGGCTGCCGACAACATTGCAAATTTCCATGTATATAGGCCGATACCACAAATACAAATGGATGCAATCACAAATCCCGGCGAGTTCAAACAAAATGAAGGTTATAATTAGCAAAGGGATATAAGATAATATACATTTAATCAGCAACTTATCCCAAATACATGAGTTAAAGAGCAAAGTGCTGACGCAAATGTTCGCACTTTGCTCTTCTTTATGAGGAGCATCCTCTTTACGTTAGTTCGACCTAAGCAAAAGTCTACATATCTTTTTTAAAAATGTCATTTAGCATATATGACTTTTTGTATTCGCTGGGTGTCATATTAAATTTCTTTTTAAAGCATTTGGTGAAATATTTGGCGTCATTCATACCAACTTTGTAGGCAACCTCCTTTATGGTATAGTCCCCGTTTTGGAGAAGTTCTGCCGCATGTTGCATCAAAAAGTCCCGTACATATTCGATAGGTGCCAACCCTGTAAGCCCTTTTAGTTTCTTAAAGAATACCGTACGGCTCATACCCATTTCCACAGCCATATCTTCTATTACAAAATCATTGTCACCCAAATGTTTCTCAATAAAAGAGTTGACAGATCGGATAAAGTCAATATCTTTCTCATTGACAGGCGTATTGGCGACGTTTTCTTTCCTTAACGGAATTTGGGATGTTACATTGGCCCTGTTCCTGTAATATTTCTGTAACTCGTATCTCCGTTGCAACAGGTTTTTCACCCTCACTTTGAAATAAGAGACGCTGAAAGGCTTGGTAATGTACTCATCTGCACCATGTTCAAATCCATCCAGTTTACTGTCCAATGTAGTTTTTGCTGTTAGGAGCAGGAAGAGCACATGGCTTGTCAGGACATTTTTCCGTATATTCCCCAGGAACTCGATACCATTAATTTCAGGCATCATAATATCACTTACAATAAAATCAGGGATAAGCTCCAATGCTTTTTCAAAACCCTCTTTTCCATTCGAGGCTTCATGTACTTCGTATTCATCTTCGAGGATGGACCGGATAAATTGCCGGAGATCCTCATCATCTTCCACGAGCAGTACGCAGGGGGTATCACTGATCTCTTCGTGGACTTGCGTGAATTCATCAGCAACTACCTGCAAACCTTTGGTTTCGTCTGACAACATGGAACCGGAAGTCTCGTCAATGATCACATCGGCTCCAAAATGGGAAGTGCCTGTTTTAAACAAAATGGTAAAAGTGCTCCCCTTCTGCTCATCACTCTCCACTACTATCCTGGCCCGGTGTTTATCGGCCATCTCTTTCACGATAGACAACCCTATCCCGGTACTGGGTTTACTTGGATCTTCATTAAAGGACTCAAATCTTCTGAACAGCCGCTCCTGTTTATCTTTCGAAATACCGATCCCCGTATCTTTTATCCGTATGGCGACCTCACTGTTTTCATTGTATACAGATACCCGGATGGTTCTTCCGGAAGGAGTATATTTAAAAGCATTGGAAAGCAGGTTGACAATAATCTTTTCCACTGCCTCCGTATCAATCCATACCGTTTGAATACCGGCTCTGTTTTCGAAACTATAATCGATTCCTTTTATCTCTGCATTTTTGATATAATTGCCATATATATTTTCCACAAAAGAGGCTATTTCCACTTTGCTCACCTTTAGCGGCGATTGTTCCATCTTTTGGAAGTCGAGGATCTGGTTCACCATTTTCAGCAACCTATTGGTGTTTTTCGACACAAGCGAAAGTTGATCTTTTACCGGTTGCGGTGTGGTTTTACTTTGTAACAGGTTTTCGATAGGGGAGACGATCATTGTCAACGGAGTGCGTATCTCGTGCGAAATATTGGTAAAGAAGCGTGTTTTGATCTCCGACTCCTGCTTCTCCAGCACGATCTTGTTCCGCATTTTATAAAATGTGTAGAGTATTTTGAACGTGACATATAAAAGCAGGATTATCACCAAAGTGTAAATAAGATAAGCCCATCCGGTGGCCCAAAACGGGGGTAATACCTCAATGGAGAGCATCCTCTCGTTGTCGGCCCATACCCCGTCACTGTTGGTCGACTTCACACGGAACAGGTATTTTCCCCGCGAGAGGTTAGTGTAATTGGCAGTCCGTTGATTGCCGGAAAAGATCCACTCTTTGTCGAATCCTTCCATTTTGTACATATAGAGTATATTTTCAGGATCAGTATAGTCCAATGCAGCGAAATCAATACTGATAAAATTCTGGTTATGTTTAAGGACAAGATTATCCGACTCGTCGATATTTTGTTTGAGAAGCCCGTCAGGGGAAACCGGAACATTCCGGTTGAACAGCTTGAATTGTACTAACGCAAGATAGGGATTGAAAGTATTGTTTTTCACTTCCCGGGGATCAAACACCACCATTCCATTAAGAGAACCGAAGATCATTCTTCCATCCTGTAAGCGCCACCTTGAATTTTCGGAGAAATTGGATCGCTTCATTAAGCGCTTGATCTCGCTGAAATTTTCAAATGTTTGCTTATCCCTGTTAAATTTAGTGAGCCCGCCTTCACTGCCGATCCATAAATTGCCATTGTTATCTTCCTGAATGGACAAGATGATGTCTGAAGGCAATCCGTCGATGGTGCTATAGATTTCAAAAGCGACCGGAAATCCTTTGTGGTCCGTACTATCAATCCGGGTAATCCCACCGCCGAAAGTCCCGATAAAAGTCTCGCCCGATTGTGTAGTACAGATATCCATGATATCATTGGCTCCGATACTGTTCGAATCGCTGTTATTTCTCGTATATATTTTAAAATCTATATCCTGAGGCCTTTTAAAATCGGCATCGAACATGATAAACCCGAATGTAGTACCCACGCAGATATTTCCATGTTTGTCTTCCGATATGATCCTTACCCGGTCAGCATGGTTGAAGGGAAACCGGGTAAGATCGTTGAGATGGTTGATAACCCGCCCTTCACCGGAAGAGAGGATCAGATTAAGCCCTCCCCCGTAAGTGCCTATCCATATATTTTTGTTTTTATCTTCGAAGATGGAATATACATCATTGCTGTTCAATGAGTATCTGTCGGAAGGATCATTACAGAAATGGTGTACTTCAAAACTGTTCCCTCCATTTCTGCGGATAAGCTTATAGACACCCTCCCCTTTTGTGCCAATCCATATATTTTGCTCCGAGTCTTCAGTAATACAATAAGCTATTCCGTTCAGGGGCGTACCTCTCCCAATTTCTCCCTGTTGCGTGAGAATACCTTTCTCATTCAATCCGGCATCATAGACATGTATCTTACCATCTTTCGTGGCTGCCCAGATATTCCCGTAAGAGTCTTCAAAGATGGGACGGACTTCGTTACTGATTGTCGAATTATCGTTATCACTGATTGATAAGGCTTTGAAGCTGGAATCATCATAGAAGATCACTTTCTCCAAGCCGGGTGAGCGGGTGCACATCCACAAATTGCCCTGCCTGTCGGAATAGGCAGAATGCAACATATTGGAAAACAGAGATCGGGGAGAAGAGGGTTCATTATAGAAGGGGATAAGCTTCTCTTCCGTTTTGTCATACAGGGAGAATCCCCCTCCTCTGGGATGAACCCATAAACGGTTTTCCCTGTCTTCGAAGATAAAAAAATTAGGCAGGAAAACAGAGGAAACAGCGCTTTCCACATAAGGTGTGTAATGAAAATATTTTCCGGTATAGGGATTGAATTTTGAAACACCCAGCCTATCGGTCTCCAACCAGATATTTTTTGAACTATCGACATAGGCTGTCATTATTTCATCGAATTGCATTGCCGGAAAAGTTCTGCTATTGTACACATCCATTCTGCCGTCGTGAGTAGTGTATATAACAAAGCCGCTGTGGTTGGAGAGGATAAGGATCTTCTCGGAAGAGAGCTCCTGTATGGAAATAATATCGGATGTCAGTTCGGTGGGAAGTTCCTCAAATGTACCCCGTTTTTGGTCATATACCCATACAACTCCTTCTCTTGAACCGAACCAGAGTTCATCGCCGAATTCCATTACACTGAAAAAGGGAGTCTCCTCTTTCAAGCTGCCATCGGACAATGAATGGAAATAAAAGAGGGAGCCGGCACCATCTGCAGGTAGACAGGTCAATCCTTTATCGGTGAGGATCCACGAGTTCTGGTGCATATCTTCATAGATGGTATGCACAAAATCTCCGCTGAGATTACGATCCCGGATACTATATACCTCTGCATTGAACAGGGAATCCATGATTGAAATACATCCTTCTTTTTCCGATAAAAGCCAGACCTTTCCGCTTTCGGTAGGAATAATCTGGGATACGTAATAGTTTTTATCTTTATAGGCTTCTATGGAGTTTGTCCCCATAAAAGATTCCGTATCTACATTAAACCGGTATGCCCGGTTATCATAAGAGAGAACCCATATATTGTTGTATTTATCTTCATACAATCTGTCGACCCTGCTGCTTCGCGATTCGAATTGACCCGATGGTAAATGGTATGTGGTAAATGTGTAACCGTCAAATTTACTCAATCCATCCCAGGTACTGAACCACATAAAACCTTTACAATCCTGCAGGATATCAGTGACGGTATGTTGGGGAAGTCCGTCCTCAGAGCCGTAATGCACGAAGTAGGCAGGGGGTTGGGACATGACGGTTCCTGTACCGAGAAGGAATATTGATAAAAAGAGGAATACTATTTTCAACTTTGTTTTCATTCTATTGCCAGAATCACAAGGATTAACAACAACTGATTCAATTTTCCGAGACGCATCTTATATTCTCCAAAATAGTGAAAGCCGAGAGAAAAACTAAACTTGCTTAAGTTTTCCGAGGCGCATCTTATATTCTTCAAATGTAGCGAAAATAATAGCAAACCCATGTTAGGATGGGTTAAAAACTCGTTAAAGTATAGACACCTTACTCCCAAAAATCGGAACCTAACACTTTTTCCTTGGAATAATTTTGAGTTTTTGTATCTGTGAGTTGATGTGACCACTTTACCCGTGCCCCCGTAGGAGCACCTTCCCCGCGATTGCCATATTCCACAAAACGGGCTGTGGATTCATTCTCCTCGTTATTCCAGTTATTCCACCCTTCGGGTTTAATGACATTGCCAAGTTCACATTCTATAAAAGCCACATGGGCATAAGGCCGCCACGGACGACCGAGATAGAATGAATTTGCCTGCTCTCCGGTTACCCTGCATTTATGGAAAACATATCCAAAAGGAGCATTTTGCGGTGTGGAGGCAGCTGTCACATATCCGTTCCCCTTACATACAATTTCACACTCTTCGAACCAGGCTGTAGAAGCACCGAAAATAAAGTCAACCGTCCCCTCTATGTAACAATTGGAATAGTACTGACGGCTGAACGCTTTATGTGTATAAAGCGTATCCTGAAAACCGAGAAATCGGCAATTGTGAAAACGTGCCCGGTCACTTCGGACGATAATCGCTACTGCCTGTCCGACGGGTCCCGCGGCATTTTCGAATGTTATATTTTCCGCCCTGAAGAGATCGGGACAAACATACACGCTTGCCGAACCCGACGTGCCTATTTCATCGCCGAAAGGACTCTTCTTCGATGCATAGTTATTATACGACAGAATGGTTCTGTACCTGTTCTCTCCAACAAGGGTAAGATCCTGCTTCGTATCGGGAATAATGATCTTTTCGCGATAGATGCCATTGCGGATAAAAATGCGGGTAGGCCGTTTCCGGAAATCAGGAACGGCATTGACCGCCTCCTGTACCGTCCTGAAGTCACCTGTCCCATCCCGGGCTACAACGATATCATAATCGGACCTGTAGATGACAGCCGGTTCGTCAAAGAGCTTCCACAAAAAGTTGGCCATCAGGTTGACAGTAGAGAGATGCCACGGGTGAAAAAGCCAGAATGTGTGGGGCGTATCTTCGAAAGTATGTTTCTCGGAATAGATGCCAAGGCTGTCCAGACGGCGAATATGCTCATCACGCCCGTTGTGGAACCGGGGGATGGAACTATTGATAAAACAGACCGGTGCGGAATGGCTGCCTACCCAATAGAGTGCCGAAGCATCTTTCCAGGCTTCCGGTTTTTCGCTGTATGTCCCGTTTAACCATAATGCATCTGCCGGCACCTTATTTCCTTCGCTTTTTACCTTTTCCGCCCTGACGACGGTTTCTTTTTCAATAAATGTAGAGATACCATCGATATTAATGATGGCTTTGATAAGATTATCCCTGTTCTTTGTACCTATCAGCGCTGCCAGTTGTCCTCCGGCAGAACATCCCGATACCGCAATTTTACCGGCATCGAAACCATACTCTTCGGCATTGCGGCTTATCCATGAAACGGCATCGTTCAGATCATCCACAGCAGCGGGATAGAGCTGCTCCGGCGAAAGTCGGTATTCTACCGTAACCGTTGCAAATCCTTTTTGTGACAGATGTATAGCCAATGCCTCCTGCATATCGGGAGAACCGGAGTTCCATCCACCACCATGAATCATCAGTACTACCGGATAATTATGCTCATCTGCAGGGCGATACACCGACAACCGCAATTCCCGGTCGCCATATTTCGTATCCCGGATAGTCTTGTAAATGATATCCGGATAGACAACCATTTCGTGGGTACTCTTTGCCTCCGCTATCCGGATAAAGGGAAACCGTTTCACCTCTTTTTGATACGAACTTTGAAGGGTGTAGCCCGTGTCACGTGGCAGCCCGTTTATCACTACTGTCTGAGCAGTGAGGGGCAAAGTGCTGAAAACAACGAAAAACAGTATCCGGATTATCTTCATATACTTCTATTACTCTACCTCAAACCAATCGATAATGGCTCTTCCGCCATCGTTATTCTTTACAGGACGCGAACAGACAAATCCCATTTTTGCCCCTATCCATTTGCCTTCTTTCGCAGTGAACGGTTTCCCGAGCGCATGGAAGGATCTGCCATCAGTACTGTAGCTAAACAGGCACAGTGCGTCGGGCGTCACACTAACCCTGAAAAACAGGGTAGAATCATTCAACGACACCTGTTCGTTCACCGTTTCCTTACCTCCTCTATCGGCCTTTAAGCATTCATTCTGGGAAAGGACAAATCCTTGTTCCGTTTTCTCGAAGGACAACAGAGCATAATCCATCCCCATCACTACAAAGCCGAATCTCTCACCGCTGATCGAGACCGACGGACGGAACGTTACCCTGGCGGTGGCTGTAAACCGGTTCGAAGGGAATTTTTGCAACAACAGGTTAGGAATATCCCAGAGACTGACATAATCATCGGGTACAGGAACGGAATACAACTGCAACGTCCCGGTACCGGCATCTGCGAAATGCCACCAGTCCATAGGATTGGCATGCCATTGCCATTGCAATCCCAACATGCCTGAGTCGAATTGATCGCTCTCGGCAGGTGTTACGATTGGATGGTTTCCGCCCACACGCGGCTTACGATAAGTGCCAACGGGCTCTCCCCAACCCTTGTTATCTCTATCGATCCCGATGACCGGCCAGTCATTTTTCCAGACCATGGGTTGCAAATGGACAATACGCCCGACCGCACCGGCATCCTGAAAATGGTAGAACCAATCTTCCCCCAGAGGCGTATCTACCCAGGCACCCTGATGTGGGCCGTTGACATCGGTATTTCCTTGTGCCATGACCACCTTACGCTCATACGGGCCAAATACATTCTTTGAACGCAATACAATCTGCCAGCCGGTCGCGACACCGCCCGCAGGAGCAAAAATATAATAATAACCATTCCGTTTATGGAATTTAGGCCCTTCCACAGTAGGATCATTTTCATGTCCATCATAAATGATCCTGCCGGGAGAAACAGCCTTGGTTCCTTCGCTGTTCATCTCCGCAATAGAGAGTACACTCTTTATCCCTGCCCGGCTTCCTGCATAGGCATATACCAGATAAGCGTTCCCGTCATCGTCCCACAGCGGGCATGAGTCGATCAATCCTTTTCCGGCCTTTACCAATACCGGATCACTCCACGGACCCGCAGGATTTTTCGTCTTAAGCATATAAATTCCGTAATCGGGATCACCATAATAGATATAAAACTCACCGTTATGGTGACGGATCGACGGTGCCCACACCCCATTCCCATGCTGAGGAAGGGAAAAAACGGAATCCGGTTTCAACCGGTCTATGGCATGGCCTATGATTTTCCAGTTCACCATATCCTTCGAATGCAGTATGGGTAGCCCCGGAACAGCATTAAAACTCGATGCGGTCATATAATAATCATCTCCGACACGACATACGTCGGGATCAGAATAATCGGCAAACAGAATGGGATTGTTATAGGTTCCATCCCCTAAATCGGCTACCCAGGATTTCGATATATCCTGCTGACCGTATGATGACATCACCAAACAGCACAGAATAAATACCAAAGCACTATTTCTCATTATTTTCAGTTGTTGTTTAATTATTATTCAAATTTACTTTGCAAAAGTAGATGTTTGCTGCGCCCGACATAGTAAAAACAAGTTTTTCATCTGTACTCGCTTATCGCAAGCATTCAATTGAGTAAACGATCCAAATAGGGTAATTACTGATATTTTATCTCCGATTTATCCACTTCAGATGCTATTTCAATCCGGTTTTCCGGCAGACCGGAGAGATATATGCCGGCGTTCTTGCTACCGGTTATCCGGGCTACCTTACCCGATTCATTGAGTTCAAAAACGAGATTCTCACTTCTGAAATTCTTCACATTGTTGAATAAGTAGGCAGACCCCTCTTCC
This window of the Proteiniphilum saccharofermentans genome carries:
- a CDS encoding pectinesterase family protein, translating into MKIIRILFFVVFSTLPLTAQTVVINGLPRDTGYTLQSSYQKEVKRFPFIRIAEAKSTHEMVVYPDIIYKTIRDTKYGDRELRLSVYRPADEHNYPVVLMIHGGGWNSGSPDMQEALAIHLSQKGFATVTVEYRLSPEQLYPAAVDDLNDAVSWISRNAEEYGFDAGKIAVSGCSAGGQLAALIGTKNRDNLIKAIINIDGISTFIEKETVVRAEKVKSEGNKVPADALWLNGTYSEKPEAWKDASALYWVGSHSAPVCFINSSIPRFHNGRDEHIRRLDSLGIYSEKHTFEDTPHTFWLFHPWHLSTVNLMANFLWKLFDEPAVIYRSDYDIVVARDGTGDFRTVQEAVNAVPDFRKRPTRIFIRNGIYREKIIIPDTKQDLTLVGENRYRTILSYNNYASKKSPFGDEIGTSGSASVYVCPDLFRAENITFENAAGPVGQAVAIIVRSDRARFHNCRFLGFQDTLYTHKAFSRQYYSNCYIEGTVDFIFGASTAWFEECEIVCKGNGYVTAASTPQNAPFGYVFHKCRVTGEQANSFYLGRPWRPYAHVAFIECELGNVIKPEGWNNWNNEENESTARFVEYGNRGEGAPTGARVKWSHQLTDTKTQNYSKEKVLGSDFWE
- a CDS encoding hybrid sensor histidine kinase/response regulator transcription factor, with amino-acid sequence MKTKLKIVFLFLSIFLLGTGTVMSQPPAYFVHYGSEDGLPQHTVTDILQDCKGFMWFSTWDGLSKFDGYTFTTYHLPSGQFESRSSRVDRLYEDKYNNIWVLSYDNRAYRFNVDTESFMGTNSIEAYKDKNYYVSQIIPTESGKVWLLSEKEGCISIMDSLFNAEVYSIRDRNLSGDFVHTIYEDMHQNSWILTDKGLTCLPADGAGSLFYFHSLSDGSLKEETPFFSVMEFGDELWFGSREGVVWVYDQKRGTFEELPTELTSDIISIQELSSEKILILSNHSGFVIYTTHDGRMDVYNSRTFPAMQFDEIMTAYVDSSKNIWLETDRLGVSKFNPYTGKYFHYTPYVESAVSSVFLPNFFIFEDRENRLWVHPRGGGFSLYDKTEEKLIPFYNEPSSPRSLFSNMLHSAYSDRQGNLWMCTRSPGLEKVIFYDDSSFKALSISDNDNSTISNEVRPIFEDSYGNIWAATKDGKIHVYDAGLNEKGILTQQGEIGRGTPLNGIAYCITEDSEQNIWIGTKGEGVYKLIRRNGGNSFEVHHFCNDPSDRYSLNSNDVYSIFEDKNKNIWIGTYGGGLNLILSSGEGRVINHLNDLTRFPFNHADRVRIISEDKHGNICVGTTFGFIMFDADFKRPQDIDFKIYTRNNSDSNSIGANDIMDICTTQSGETFIGTFGGGITRIDSTDHKGFPVAFEIYSTIDGLPSDIILSIQEDNNGNLWIGSEGGLTKFNRDKQTFENFSEIKRLMKRSNFSENSRWRLQDGRMIFGSLNGMVVFDPREVKNNTFNPYLALVQFKLFNRNVPVSPDGLLKQNIDESDNLVLKHNQNFISIDFAALDYTDPENILYMYKMEGFDKEWIFSGNQRTANYTNLSRGKYLFRVKSTNSDGVWADNERMLSIEVLPPFWATGWAYLIYTLVIILLLYVTFKILYTFYKMRNKIVLEKQESEIKTRFFTNISHEIRTPLTMIVSPIENLLQSKTTPQPVKDQLSLVSKNTNRLLKMVNQILDFQKMEQSPLKVSKVEIASFVENIYGNYIKNAEIKGIDYSFENRAGIQTVWIDTEAVEKIIVNLLSNAFKYTPSGRTIRVSVYNENSEVAIRIKDTGIGISKDKQERLFRRFESFNEDPSKPSTGIGLSIVKEMADKHRARIVVESDEQKGSTFTILFKTGTSHFGADVIIDETSGSMLSDETKGLQVVADEFTQVHEEISDTPCVLLVEDDEDLRQFIRSILEDEYEVHEASNGKEGFEKALELIPDFIVSDIMMPEINGIEFLGNIRKNVLTSHVLFLLLTAKTTLDSKLDGFEHGADEYITKPFSVSYFKVRVKNLLQRRYELQKYYRNRANVTSQIPLRKENVANTPVNEKDIDFIRSVNSFIEKHLGDNDFVIEDMAVEMGMSRTVFFKKLKGLTGLAPIEYVRDFLMQHAAELLQNGDYTIKEVAYKVGMNDAKYFTKCFKKKFNMTPSEYKKSYMLNDIFKKDM